In Brevibacillus brevis NBRC 100599, a single genomic region encodes these proteins:
- a CDS encoding alpha/beta fold hydrolase, translating into MRCEVNGVNLYYEEIGSGFPVVMIHGFSLDHRCMTGCLEPIFEKHPGYRRLYIDLPGMGQTENYERIHTTDDILEVVLAFIDQLIPGEPFFIAGESYGGYLTRAVIEKRREQVKGALFICPNVIPDKEKRTLPDKPVLVEEPSLWEQLSETERAEFESMAVVATDYTWNRYKKEIIDGYMLSDPAFLMKIRQAYGVSFPLDTAPFPHPSLFVVGKQDQSVGYRDIWDIIEAYPRSSFAALDCAGHNLQIEQPLLFTELVNEWLDRAQRELSQ; encoded by the coding sequence ATGAGATGCGAGGTCAATGGCGTCAACCTTTATTATGAAGAGATCGGAAGCGGTTTTCCTGTCGTGATGATTCACGGCTTTTCACTTGATCACCGCTGCATGACTGGTTGTCTGGAACCGATTTTTGAGAAACATCCGGGGTACCGACGGCTTTACATAGACCTGCCAGGAATGGGACAAACGGAAAACTACGAACGTATCCACACCACGGACGATATTCTGGAGGTTGTGCTCGCGTTCATCGATCAACTCATTCCAGGTGAGCCCTTTTTCATTGCAGGTGAATCATACGGCGGATATCTTACACGAGCAGTTATCGAGAAGCGCCGGGAACAAGTAAAGGGTGCCCTTTTCATCTGCCCAAATGTCATTCCTGACAAAGAAAAACGCACACTGCCGGATAAACCCGTTCTAGTAGAGGAGCCTTCCCTCTGGGAGCAGTTGAGTGAGACGGAACGTGCGGAGTTTGAGTCGATGGCGGTAGTCGCTACCGATTATACGTGGAATCGCTATAAAAAAGAGATTATCGACGGCTACATGCTTTCTGACCCTGCTTTTCTCATGAAAATTAGACAAGCGTATGGCGTCTCCTTCCCATTAGATACGGCCCCCTTCCCCCATCCGAGTCTATTTGTTGTGGGGAAACAAGACCAGTCTGTCGGTTATCGCGATATTTGGGATATCATCGAAGCCTATCCCCGCTCTTCTTTTGCCGCTCTCGATTGTGCCGGTCACAATTTGCAGATCGAGCAGCCACTTCTGTTTACAGAGCTTGTAAATGAATGGCTGGATCGGGCACAAAGAGAGCTATCCCAGTAA
- a CDS encoding PLP-dependent aminotransferase family protein: MEYSFSKSVEALSSSAVREILKLTQGNQVLSLAGGLPAEDSFPIAEMREAFNRAFEKGAKALQYGLTDGYLPLREWIASRMKQKHMNVGADNMIITTGSQQAVDLLCRVYLDEGDVVLVENPTYLAAVQLFQFRGIKAIPVDGDANGMDLDDLAKKIAQYRPKMVYVIPTFANPTGKVWSLERRLGLLRQCKAQNILILEDDPYGEIQFDGEAPYRSIFSLDEHPTDCCVVYTSTFSKIVAPGLRTGWAIGDTRVIQMMVKAKQAVDLQSSTIDQYALYELLSRFDLERHIEKIRESYKARMEWMHELLVAQNWEGVQWEKPRGGMFLWVNLPEHFDAEKLLAQSVKEGVAFVPGKPFYAAEPHLNTMRLNYTLLNREDTELAISRLGKAFHAYSESLVTNV; the protein is encoded by the coding sequence ATGGAGTACTCATTTTCAAAATCTGTCGAAGCACTATCCTCCTCGGCTGTCCGGGAAATCTTGAAGCTGACCCAAGGCAATCAAGTGCTCTCGCTCGCAGGTGGACTGCCAGCAGAGGATTCTTTTCCAATCGCAGAGATGCGCGAAGCGTTTAACCGCGCATTTGAAAAAGGAGCAAAAGCTCTTCAGTATGGATTGACCGATGGATACCTGCCGCTTCGTGAGTGGATTGCATCCCGCATGAAGCAAAAGCATATGAACGTCGGTGCAGATAATATGATCATCACTACGGGCTCTCAGCAAGCAGTTGACTTGTTGTGCCGTGTATATTTAGACGAAGGCGATGTCGTTCTCGTCGAAAACCCTACTTATTTGGCAGCGGTTCAATTGTTCCAATTCCGGGGAATCAAAGCGATTCCGGTAGACGGTGATGCCAATGGGATGGATTTGGACGATCTGGCGAAAAAAATTGCCCAGTATCGCCCGAAAATGGTGTACGTCATTCCTACCTTTGCCAATCCGACAGGAAAGGTATGGAGCCTTGAGCGCCGTCTTGGCTTGCTTCGTCAATGCAAGGCGCAAAACATTCTCATCCTGGAAGACGATCCATATGGAGAGATCCAATTTGATGGGGAAGCTCCGTACCGTTCCATTTTCTCACTGGATGAGCATCCGACCGATTGCTGTGTGGTGTACACCAGTACCTTCTCCAAAATTGTCGCACCAGGCTTGCGTACCGGATGGGCCATCGGTGATACACGCGTGATTCAAATGATGGTGAAGGCGAAGCAAGCAGTTGATTTGCAGTCGAGCACAATCGACCAGTACGCTCTGTATGAACTGCTGTCCCGCTTTGATCTGGAACGTCACATTGAGAAAATCCGCGAGTCCTACAAGGCACGCATGGAATGGATGCATGAGCTCTTGGTTGCGCAAAACTGGGAGGGTGTACAGTGGGAAAAACCAAGAGGCGGGATGTTCCTCTGGGTGAATCTGCCTGAGCATTTCGATGCAGAGAAGCTGCTGGCCCAATCCGTAAAGGAAGGCGTGGCATTCGTGCCAGGGAAGCCGTTTTATGCAGCCGAGCCGCATCTCAATACGATGCGCTTGAACTATACGCTGTTGAACCGGGAAGACACGGAGCTTGCGATTTCACGACTGGGCAAGGCATTCCACGCCTACAGCGAATCACTGGTGACAAATGTTTAA